In one window of Nicotiana tabacum cultivar K326 chromosome 12, ASM71507v2, whole genome shotgun sequence DNA:
- the LOC107815139 gene encoding uncharacterized protein LOC107815139, giving the protein MRNKHQHQQQQLYHHIRNSSGSFFFPILCKLSIKDVKLPNPSSSSSGDNLNEPSSPKVSCMGQVKRNNKVIGFPTTTTALSAPLNPKLKKLFSRKNFTAGNNRQLKTSVTVTVGGSRKSTINDKGKIIEVINLSELDPPLPVVKKVKPPPEDGGLWKRRSGGVALTSLQINLPTHNNLLQPTTV; this is encoded by the coding sequence ATGAGAAATAAACATCAACATCAACAACAGCAGCTTTATCACCATATTCGCAATAGTAGCGGCAGTTTCTTTTTCCCAATCCTTTGTAAACTTTCCATTAAAGATGTAAAGTTACCgaatccttcttcttcttcttctggagATAATCTGAACGAACCTTCTTCCCCAAAAGTTAGCTGTATGGGCCAAGTCAAGAGAAACAACAAAGTCATTGGGTTTCCAACTACTACTACAGCCTTATCCGCCCCACTTAATCCCAAACTGAAGAAATTGTTCTCCCGCAAGAATTTTACTGCTGGTAATAATAGACAACTGAAGACAAGTGTTACTGTTACTGTGGGCGGTTCCAGAAAATCTACTATTAATGATAAAGGTAAAATTATTGAAGTGATTAATCTTAGTGAATTGGATCCGCCGTTGCCGGTGGTGAAGAAGGTTAAACCGCCGCCGGAGGATGGTGGTTTATGGAAGAGGAGATCAGGTGGGGTTGCATTGACAAGTCTGCAGATCAATTTACCCACTCACAACAATTTACTCCAACCAACTACCGTCTAG